In Triticum aestivum cultivar Chinese Spring chromosome 5B, IWGSC CS RefSeq v2.1, whole genome shotgun sequence, the following proteins share a genomic window:
- the LOC123113593 gene encoding calcium-dependent protein kinase 10 isoform X1, which yields MGNTCVGPSIGKNGFFHSVSTVLWTRRPDGEALPAANANGGAADRTPPPDAPLAAHIVSKAPEPVKIASGAANAKPDEAAQPKPKAKPPAHPKPAAPAAAKEQESKASTDSSSSSGSGFGEAKPPHHRPKVPPVKRVSSAGLLVGSVLKRKTESVKEKYSLGRRLGQGQFGTTYLCVERSSGKEYACKSILKRKLVTDDDVEDVRREIQIMYHLAGHPNVISIRGAYEDAVAVHLVMELCAGGELFDRIVQKGHYTERKAAELARVIVGVVEVCHSMGVMHRDLKPENFLFVDQTEEAALKTIDFGLSVFFRPGQIFTDVVGSPYYVAPEVLKKKYGPEADVWSAGVIIYILLCGVPPFWAENEQGIFEEVLHGKLDFESDPWPSISEGAKDLVRRMLLRDPKKRLTAHEVLRHPWVQVGGLAPDKPLDSAVLSRMKQFSAMNKLKKMALRVIAENLSEDEIAGLKEMFKMIDSDNSGQITYEELKVGLKKVGANLQESEIYALMQAADVDKSGTIDYGEFIAATLHLNKVEREDHLFAAFQYFDKDGSGYITPDELQLACEEFGLGSDDLSLDNMIREVDQDNDGRIDYNEFVAMMQKPALGLAKKAGAGLESSFSIGFREALRMA from the exons ATGGGCAACACGTGCGTCGGCCCCAGCATCGGCAAGAACGGCTTCTTCCACTCCGTCTCCACCGTGCTCTGGACCAGGCGCCCcgacggcgaagccctgcccgcCGCCAACGCCAATGGAGGCGCCGCGGACCGGACGCCGCCGCCGGACGCGCCGCTGGCCGCCCACATCGTGAGCAAGGCGCCCGAGCCCGTCAAGATCGCCTCCGGCGCCGCCAACGCCAAGCCCGATGAGGCGGCGCAACCCAAGCCCAAGGCCAAGCCGCCGGCACATCCCAAGccggccgcccccgccgccgccaagGAGCAGGAGTCCAAGGCGTCCACGGACTCGTCCAGCAGCTCCGGCTCCGGCTTCGGCGAGGCCAAGCCGCCGCACCACCGGCCCAAGGTGCCCCCGGTCAAGCGCGTGTCGAGCGCCGGCCTGCTGGTCGGCTCCGTGCTCAAGCGCAAGACGGAGAGCGTCAAGGAGAAGTACAGCCTGGGGCGGCGGCTGGGCCAGGGCCAGTTCGGCACCACCTACCTCTGCGTCGAGCGGAGCTCCGGCAAGGAGTACGCCTGCAAGTCCATCCTCAAGCGCAAGCTCGTCACCGACGACGACGTGGAGGACGTGCGCCGGGAGATCCAGATAATGTACCACCTGGCGGGCCACCCCAACGTCATCTCCATCCGGGGCGCCTACGAGGACGCCGTCGCCGTGCACCTCGTCATGGAGCTctgcgccggcggcgagctcttcgaCAGGATCGTGCAGAAGGGCCACTACACCGAGCGCAAGGCCGCCGAGCTCGCCAGGGTCATCGTCGGCGTCGTAGAGGTGTGCCACTCCATGGGCGTCATGCACCGGGACCTCAAGCCCGAGAACTTCCTCTTCGTCGACCAGACGGAGGAGGCCGCCCTCAAGACCATCGACTTTGGTCTCTCCGTCTTCTTCCGGCCTG GTCAAATATTCACCGATGTTGTCGGAAGCCCCTACTATGTCGCGCCAGAAGTGCTGAAGAAGAAATATGGCCCCGAGGCAGACGTCTGGAGCGCCGGTGTGATCATCTACATTCTGTTATGTGGTGTGCCGCCATTTTGGGCAG AGAACGAGCAGGGCATATTCGAAGAGGTTCTACATGGGAAACTCGACTTCGAGTCAGATCCATGGCCCAGCATCTCCGAAGGCGCCAAGGATCTCGTGAGGAGAATGCTCCTCAGGGACCCCAAGAAGAGACTGACCGCCCATGAAGTTCTAC GGCATCCATGGGTTCAGGTTGGCGGTCTGGCTCCTGACAAGCCTCTGGACTCTGCTGTTCTATCCCGTATGAAGCAGTTCTCGGCCATGAACAAGCTCAAAAAGATGGCTCTCAGG GTGATTGCGGAGAACTTGTCCGAGGACGAGATCGCCGGCCTCAAGGAGATGTTCAAGATGATCGACTCGGACAACAGCGGGCAGATCACGTACGAGGAGCTCAAGGTGGGGCTCAAGAAGGTGGGCGCCAACCTCCAGGAGTCGGAGATCTACGCGCTCATGCAGGCC GCGGACGTGGACAAGAGCGGGACGATCGACTACGGCGAGTTCATCGCGGCGACGCTGCACCTGAACAAGGTGGAGCGGGAGGACCACCTGTTCGCGGCGTTCCAGTACTTCGACAAGGACGGCAGCGGCTACATCACCCCCGACGAGCTGCAGCTCGCCTGCGAGGAGTTCGGCCTCGGCTCCGACGACCTCAGCCTCGACAACATGATCAGAGAAGTCGACCAGGACAAC GACGGGCGCATAGACTACAACGAGTTCGTGGCGATGATGCAGAAGCCGGCGCTGGGGCTGGCGAAGAAGGCCGGGGCCGGGTTGGAGAGCAGCTTCAGTATCGGCTTCAGGGAGGCGCTGAGGATGGcctga
- the LOC123113593 gene encoding nuclear pore complex protein NUP1 isoform X2 — protein MEQGSYSGAGGKIRRRPAPRASAATPYDRPPAAAASRRLAAAAAAAYRGSGEAEGGGWVSRLVDPASRLIAGGAARLFSSVFRKRFAVAPPAPAPAPAPAAQAPASPPPGQDAEPNQDLPEATHTGLSPVGGMVKGKDLAGTSGDKSLSEVEHLLMRKTFTRVEFDRLTDLLRARTVEPALSAQVDHHEDKNETGTRIDGIGGSTSHGMAIDQSPPANVPIRDVKSPADLAKQYMSSRYSREPQQSSLRSQVLFGNKAEASNTGYYRTSGAPLVQELNQVNNENPGLPVNGYMASGLRGRSAICKMSRSPFFKGPSSSNDMNVSPFSLSHARTPSLAAGGRQVLKRRGTEFDNELGSVGPIRRIRQKSNMMSPFKDARASPRGNFLPTRTIGSDFAEGSSPHQEPPSSKRLLLESGQSLRTVERQRNSEGGKPPNDDVPPVPTQPNKMAEKIFEQLNIIAPSPKDKQSGKQSVAWEPRQSMSNGPNGVSDPSSSRQFPDFDGVNHPHDSDLNSSTLNKDKLMKDGSSKVHSNTFHQDLGNRDMKSDHVAILNKPAISGNSVSATTSRKPGFKMAVFEDLTEFDDDLEVPVPSKNSKFETDVKATEQKFDSKMKERKVQHVTFEQKVESTSSKQNVINSSVTEQPRTSTSKDVSTPGLFSSSDTEKKGTPNVPSNDNSGFTFQHVPPADRPKGTVSAVPLASNKDDKQTSASPFMFGAKPSNTSDLETSTTAGVKTKGRLGESVTKPASLDTPNLEQGNGREGAGDIHKSSDKVLPTAAPTLTPPLHFASAASTSPGLSNGLSHTSPPKLSNTTPTDKPAVSTAPLTTIAGFSVSSNSPPVSSSVPAFPTINFGSSTPTVAAPKPETTSTETKPASTSLFGTVGTTAESKSKVPETASKASSNLNTASIFSSNITTFSSSPVTSSSFSSTATFSSSPVASFSVGTAAANSTPSTTSGVQSASTAAFAFSSSGNSIFGFSSPSQSTGLSTTVGGSTSQPSPASTIFGSKPQPQGTMSQPPQSSATQFSSSFPIVASGAAASSSGPGTVSFGVGASPPGTLLFGAGASSSGPGTVSFGAGASSSGGPGSVSIGVGASSSGTGVFSFGAGVSSSGPGTVSFGATPSSSGPGTMTFGGTASSSGPGTVSFGVTTSSSGSVFGNSPFGSGAAAFSGSGSGFAFSSPSSSTASSLAVASTSMFSSSSTASSSAALSNPFGSASSSPSMFTFGQSASSGGAFSFGAQSAPAFSSQAPPVYSFTSASASMNLSTPQPAFGMTNANTGFGMGSPGNDQMSMEDSMADDTNQAAPPQVSAPVFGSSLFGQPASSPAAPVFGQPASSPATPVFGAPAAQPAGAFQFGGQQGSVQQNPAFPTGGSLEFQGGNFSLGSMGGDKSNRRIIKAKRTQKKSIEAVPPTGHISIWRLSCKSQIKPKAKPPAHPKPAAPAAAKEQESKASTDSSSSSGSGFGEAKPPHHRPKVPPVKRVSSAGLLVGSVLKRKTESVKEKYSLGRRLGQGQFGTTYLCVERSSGKEYACKSILKRKLVTDDDVEDVRREIQIMYHLAGHPNVISIRGAYEDAVAVHLVMELCAGGELFDRIVQKGHYTERKAAELARVIVGVVEVCHSMGVMHRDLKPENFLFVDQTEEAALKTIDFGLSVFFRPGQIFTDVVGSPYYVAPEVLKKKYGPEADVWSAGVIIYILLCGVPPFWAENEQGIFEEVLHGKLDFESDPWPSISEGAKDLVRRMLLRDPKKRLTAHEVLRHPWVQVGGLAPDKPLDSAVLSRMKQFSAMNKLKKMALRVIAENLSEDEIAGLKEMFKMIDSDNSGQITYEELKVGLKKVGANLQESEIYALMQAADVDKSGTIDYGEFIAATLHLNKVEREDHLFAAFQYFDKDGSGYITPDELQLACEEFGLGSDDLSLDNMIREVDQDNDGRIDYNEFVAMMQKPALGLAKKAGAGLESSFSIGFREALRMA, from the exons ATGGAGCAGGGCTCGTACTCCGGCGCCGGCGGGAAGATCCGGCGCCGCCCGGccccgcgcgcctccgccgccaccccctacgaccgccccccggccgccGCAGCCTCCCGCCGCCTCGCGGCCGCGGCCGCAGCCGCCTACCGCGGCTCGGGAGAAGCCGAGGGCGGCGGCTGGGTGTCCCGGCTCGTCGACCCGGCCTCGCGCCTCATCGCGGGCGGCGCCGCGCGGCTCTTCTCCTCGGTCTTCCGCAAGCGCTTCGCCGTCGCGCCCCCCGCGCCTGCCCCGGCCCCGGCCCCGGCGGCGCAGGCCCCCGCGTCCCCTCCTCCCG GCCAAGATGCTGAACCTAATCAAGATTTGCCTGAGGCAACACATACG GGTTTATCTCCAGTGGGTGGAATGGTGAAAGGGAAGGACCTCGCTGGTACATCCGGTGACAAATCATTGTCTGAAGTAGAGCATCTGTTAATGCGGAAAACGTTCACCAG GGTTGAGTTTGATCGTCTCACAGACTTGCTGCGTGCAAGAACTGTAGAGCCTGCTTTGTCTGCGCAAGTGGACCACCACGAGGATAAGAATGAAACAGGAACCAGAATTGATGGAATAGGAGGCTCCACATCTCATGGGATGGCTATAGACCAATCTCCGCCCGCTAAT GTTCCTATCCGGGATGTTAAGTCCCCTGCGGACCTTGCCAAACAATATATGAGCTCCCGTTATTCAAGAGAACCCCAGCAGAGTAGTTTAAGGAGCCAAGTACTTTTTGGTAACAAAGCGGAAGCAAGCAACACTGGCTATTATAGGACTTCTGGAGCACCACTTGTTCAGGAGCTGAATCAAGTTAACAATGAAAACCCTGGACTTCCTGTGAATGGCTATATGGCTTCAGGATTACGTGGGCGGTCAGCAATATGTAAAATGTCCCGCTCTCCATTTTTTAAG GGCCCAAGCTCTTCCAATGATATGAATGTTTCACCATTTTCATTATCTCATGCACGAACCCCAAGTTTGGCTGCTGGAGGCAGGCAG GTGTTGAAACGAAGAGGCACAGAGTTTGACAATGAACTTGGATCTGTTGGCCCCATACGCAGGATTCGTCAGAAGTCGAATATGATGTCTCCTTTTAAAGATGCTCGTGCTAGTCCTCGGGGAAACTTTCTTCCTACCCGTACTATTGGTTCAGATTTTGCCGAAGGCAGTTCACCCCATCAGGAACCTCCTAGTTCAAAAAGACTACTGCTTGAGTCCGGTCAATCTCTGCGGACTGTAGAAAGACAGAGAAATAGTGAAGGTGGCAAACCTCCTAATGATGATGTACCTCCTGTTCCAACTCAACCAAACAAGATGGCTGAGAAGATATTTGAGCAGCTTAACATAATAGCTCCATCACCAAAAGACAAACAGTCTGGCAAACAATCTGTTGCTTGGGAACCAAGGCAATCCATGTCCAATGGGCCAAATGGTGTAAGTGACCCCAGTAGTTCCCGACAATTTCCAGATTTTGATGGAGTTAATCATCCCCATGATTCTGATCTGAATAGTTCTACATTGAATAAAGACAAGCTGATGAAAGATGGATCATCAAAAGTTCATTCCAATACGTTTCATCAGGATTTAGGCAACAGAGACATGAAGTCTGATCATGTTGCTATTCTTAATAAGCCTGCCATTTCGGGGAATTCAGTTTCTGCTACTACATCACGGAAACCAGGTTTCAAAATGGCTGTTTTTGAG GATTTAACTGAGTTTGACGATGATCTGGAAGTCCCTGTCCCATCAAAGAATTCAAAATTTGAGACAGATGTGAAGGCAACTGAGCAGAAGTTCGATTCAAAGATGAAGGAGCGGAAAGTTCAACATGTTACATTTGAGCAGAAAGTTGAATCAACCTCATCGAAGCAGAATGTTATCAATTCTTCAGTTACTGAACAGCCTAGAACATCCACATCAAAAGATGTCTCTACACCCGGCTTGTTTTCGTCCAGTGATACTGAAAAGAAGGGCACCCCCAATGTTCCCTCAAATGACAACTCTGGTTTTACGTTTCAACATGTACCTCCTGCAGACCGTCCTAAGGGTACTGTTTCAGCAGTTCCACTTGCTTCAAATAAAGACGATAAACAGACCAGCGCTTCACCTTTTATGTTTGGTGCCAAGCCATCCAATACATCAGATTTGGAAACATCAACAACCGCTGGTGTAAAAACCAAAGGAAGACTTGGGGAGAG TGTCACGAAGCCCGCATCATTGGACACACCTAATTTGGAGCAAGGCAATGGAAGGGAAGGAGCTGGAGATATCCATAAGTCATCTGACAAGGTGTTGCCTACGGCTGCACCAACATTGACTCCACCTCTCCATTTTGCTTCTGCTGCATCTACTTCACCGGGCCTGAGCAATGGCTTGTCGCACACATCACCACCGAAGTTGTCAAATACCACGCCCACTGATAAACCTGCTGTCAGCACCGCTCCATTAACTACCATTGCCGGCTTCTCTGTATCCAGCAACAGTCCACCTGTTTCATCTTCGGTTCCTGCATTTCCAACTATCAATTTTGGCTCCAGCACTCCAACGGTAGCAGCACCAAAACCAGAGACGACATCCACAGAGACAAAGCCAGCTAGCACTTCACTCTTTGGTACCGTGGGTACTACAGCTGAATCCAAGTCTAAAGTCCCAGAAACAGCCAGCAAGGCATCATCCAATCTGAATACTGCGTCCATTTTCTCATCAAATATCACAACCTTTTCGAGCTCTCCAGTCACATCCTCTTCTTTCTCGAGCACGGCAACATTTTCGTCTTCTCCTGTTGCATCCTTTAGTGTTGGAACTGCAGCAGCTAATtctacaccatctactacttctGGTGTCCAGTCCGCTTCAACGGCAGCGTTTGCATTCTCGAGCTCAGGAAACAGCATATTTGGGTTCAGTTCTCCATCTCAATCTACTGGTCTGAGCACAACTGTTGGTGGCAGTACCTCTCAACCATCTCCTGCTAGCACGATCTTTGGTAGCAAGCCACAGCCACAGGGCACAATGTCACAGCCGCCTCAGAGTTCAGCCACGCAGTTTAGCTCTTCATTCCCGATTGTGGCTAGTGGAGCGGCAGCTTCGTCATCGGGACCTGGCACTGTCTCTTTCGGAGTGGGAGCTTCTCCCCCCGGGACCTTGTTGTTTGGAGCAGGAGCATCTTCATCTGGTCCTGGTACCGTGTCTTTTGGAGCGGGGGCTTCCTCATCAGGAGGTCCAGGGAGTGTTTCTATTGGAGTAGGAGCTTCCTCATCTGGCACTGGTGTCTTCTCGTTTGGAGCAGGGGTTTCGTCATCTGGACCTGGGACTGTATCTTTTGGAGCGACGCCTTCCTCATCTGGACCTGGGACTATGACTTTTGGAGGGACAGCTTCCTCATCTGGACCTGGAACTGTGTCTTTTGGCGTGACAACTTCCTCTTCCGGGTCTGTGTTTGGTAATTCACCGTTTGGATCTGGAGCTGCCGCCTTCTCTGGATCTGGAAGTGGGTTTGCATTTTCATCACCTAGCTCTTCCACTGCCTCGTCCTTGGCAGTGGCTAGTACAAGTATGTTCAGCAGTAGCTCCACGGCTTCATCGTCCGCTGCTCTCAGCAACCCTTTTGGTTCAGCTTCGTCCTCGCCCAGCATGTTTACATTTGGACAATCAGCATCTTCAGGGGGTGCTTTTTCATTTGGAGCACAGTCAGCTCCAGCTTTCTCATCGCAAGCTCCTCCAGTTTATTCGTTTACCTCGGCGAGCGCAAGCATGAATTTGTCTACACCACAGCCTGCATTTGGGATGACAAATGCCAACACAGGCTTCGGAATGGGATCTCCTGGAAATGACCAGATGAGTATGGAAGACAGCATGGCTGATGACACTAACCAAGCAGCACCGCCGCAAGTGTCTGCACCAGTGTTTGGTTCTTCGTTATTTGGGCAGCCAGCTAGTTCACCCGCCGCTCCAGTTTTTGGGCAGCCAGCTAGTTCACCGGCCACTCCAGTATTTGGTGCTCCGGCTGCCCAGCCTGCCGGAGCTTTCCAGTTTGGCGGTCAACAAGGCTCGGTGCAGCAGAACCCGGCATTCCCAACTGGTGGTAGCTTAGAGTTCCAGGGCGGGAACTTCTCGTTGGGCAGCATGGGCGGCGACAAGTCCAACAGGCGGATCATCAAGGCCAAGAGGACACAGAAGAAAAG CATCGAAGCTGTCCCACCCACAGGACATATATCTATCTGGAGGCTGTCATGCAAATCTCAAATCAAG CCCAAGGCCAAGCCGCCGGCACATCCCAAGccggccgcccccgccgccgccaagGAGCAGGAGTCCAAGGCGTCCACGGACTCGTCCAGCAGCTCCGGCTCCGGCTTCGGCGAGGCCAAGCCGCCGCACCACCGGCCCAAGGTGCCCCCGGTCAAGCGCGTGTCGAGCGCCGGCCTGCTGGTCGGCTCCGTGCTCAAGCGCAAGACGGAGAGCGTCAAGGAGAAGTACAGCCTGGGGCGGCGGCTGGGCCAGGGCCAGTTCGGCACCACCTACCTCTGCGTCGAGCGGAGCTCCGGCAAGGAGTACGCCTGCAAGTCCATCCTCAAGCGCAAGCTCGTCACCGACGACGACGTGGAGGACGTGCGCCGGGAGATCCAGATAATGTACCACCTGGCGGGCCACCCCAACGTCATCTCCATCCGGGGCGCCTACGAGGACGCCGTCGCCGTGCACCTCGTCATGGAGCTctgcgccggcggcgagctcttcgaCAGGATCGTGCAGAAGGGCCACTACACCGAGCGCAAGGCCGCCGAGCTCGCCAGGGTCATCGTCGGCGTCGTAGAGGTGTGCCACTCCATGGGCGTCATGCACCGGGACCTCAAGCCCGAGAACTTCCTCTTCGTCGACCAGACGGAGGAGGCCGCCCTCAAGACCATCGACTTTGGTCTCTCCGTCTTCTTCCGGCCTG GTCAAATATTCACCGATGTTGTCGGAAGCCCCTACTATGTCGCGCCAGAAGTGCTGAAGAAGAAATATGGCCCCGAGGCAGACGTCTGGAGCGCCGGTGTGATCATCTACATTCTGTTATGTGGTGTGCCGCCATTTTGGGCAG AGAACGAGCAGGGCATATTCGAAGAGGTTCTACATGGGAAACTCGACTTCGAGTCAGATCCATGGCCCAGCATCTCCGAAGGCGCCAAGGATCTCGTGAGGAGAATGCTCCTCAGGGACCCCAAGAAGAGACTGACCGCCCATGAAGTTCTAC GGCATCCATGGGTTCAGGTTGGCGGTCTGGCTCCTGACAAGCCTCTGGACTCTGCTGTTCTATCCCGTATGAAGCAGTTCTCGGCCATGAACAAGCTCAAAAAGATGGCTCTCAGG GTGATTGCGGAGAACTTGTCCGAGGACGAGATCGCCGGCCTCAAGGAGATGTTCAAGATGATCGACTCGGACAACAGCGGGCAGATCACGTACGAGGAGCTCAAGGTGGGGCTCAAGAAGGTGGGCGCCAACCTCCAGGAGTCGGAGATCTACGCGCTCATGCAGGCC GCGGACGTGGACAAGAGCGGGACGATCGACTACGGCGAGTTCATCGCGGCGACGCTGCACCTGAACAAGGTGGAGCGGGAGGACCACCTGTTCGCGGCGTTCCAGTACTTCGACAAGGACGGCAGCGGCTACATCACCCCCGACGAGCTGCAGCTCGCCTGCGAGGAGTTCGGCCTCGGCTCCGACGACCTCAGCCTCGACAACATGATCAGAGAAGTCGACCAGGACAAC GACGGGCGCATAGACTACAACGAGTTCGTGGCGATGATGCAGAAGCCGGCGCTGGGGCTGGCGAAGAAGGCCGGGGCCGGGTTGGAGAGCAGCTTCAGTATCGGCTTCAGGGAGGCGCTGAGGATGGcctga